A region of Candidatus Flexicrinis proximus DNA encodes the following proteins:
- a CDS encoding Uma2 family endonuclease: protein MSSSPPLIREGPRLPRPLTFDEFLVQYAGKHAEWHPDGTVEIVVSTQITHNRITRFLSTLLGLYLGFRPIGELLSAPYPQQVTSYPAREPDLMVVRDDRRKSITATALEGPADIVIEVVSPESAERDYSVKYREYEAAGVQEYWLIDADRRVFDIHERVADGRYQRRLPDASQFVTSALLPGFALDPALLWRESLPQGEELLALVSGMTGVQIAVRK from the coding sequence ATGTCGTCTTCACCGCCCTTGATTCGCGAAGGTCCCAGACTGCCGCGTCCGCTGACGTTTGATGAGTTTCTCGTTCAATACGCGGGCAAACACGCGGAATGGCATCCCGATGGCACGGTGGAGATCGTCGTGAGTACCCAGATCACCCACAATCGAATCACCCGTTTTCTTTCGACCCTACTGGGGCTGTACCTGGGCTTCCGGCCCATCGGCGAGCTGCTCAGCGCGCCCTATCCGCAGCAGGTAACCAGCTACCCCGCCCGTGAACCCGACCTGATGGTTGTGCGCGACGACCGCCGCAAGTCGATCACCGCCACCGCGCTCGAAGGCCCGGCCGATATCGTCATCGAGGTTGTCTCGCCGGAAAGCGCCGAGCGCGACTACAGCGTCAAGTACCGTGAATACGAAGCTGCCGGCGTGCAGGAATACTGGCTGATTGATGCTGACCGCCGCGTCTTCGATATCCACGAGCGCGTAGCCGATGGCCGCTATCAGCGCCGTCTGCCCGACGCCTCGCAGTTCGTCACCTCAGCCCTGCTGCCCGGCTTCGCCCTCGACCCGGCTCTTCTCTGGCGCGAGTCGCTGCCCCAGGGCGAAGAACTGCTGGCGCTGGTCTCCGGTATGACCGGCGTCCAGATCGCCGTCAGGAAATAA
- a CDS encoding sulfite oxidase-like oxidoreductase, which yields MGILDGRRDRRAREEELRKEGRLPAGQSLTEEFPVLTYGPIPKFNPATWDLRVFGTVENELRWNWEDFKKLPTTKLLTDIHCVTRWSKFDTNWEGVPFTAIATMAGMKPETKHVIAHCDYGYTTNVPIEDMLRDTVMLAYIYEGQPLEPEHGGPVRTVVPHLYFWKSAKFVRGLEFSTSDKPGFWEVNGYHNYGDPFKEERYSRRGFF from the coding sequence ATGGGTATCCTGGATGGGCGGCGTGACCGCCGCGCACGCGAAGAAGAACTACGCAAAGAGGGCCGCCTTCCCGCCGGCCAGTCGCTGACCGAAGAATTTCCGGTCCTGACCTACGGGCCGATCCCAAAGTTCAACCCTGCAACGTGGGATCTGCGCGTCTTCGGCACCGTCGAAAACGAGCTGCGCTGGAACTGGGAGGATTTCAAGAAACTCCCCACTACCAAGCTCCTGACCGACATCCACTGTGTCACCCGCTGGAGCAAGTTCGATACCAACTGGGAAGGCGTACCGTTCACGGCCATCGCCACCATGGCCGGCATGAAGCCGGAGACCAAGCACGTCATCGCCCACTGCGATTACGGCTACACCACCAACGTCCCCATCGAGGACATGCTGCGCGATACGGTCATGCTCGCCTATATCTACGAAGGTCAGCCGCTTGAGCCTGAACACGGCGGCCCGGTGCGCACGGTCGTCCCGCACCTGTACTTCTGGAAGTCGGCCAAGTTCGTGCGCGGTCTTGAATTCAGCACCAGCGACAAACCCGGCTTCTGGGAAGTCAACGGCTATCACAACTACGGCGACCCGTTCAAAGAGGAACGCTACAGCCGCCGCGGCTTCTTCTAA
- a CDS encoding EthD family reductase, producing the protein MIVFRHPKETARFEDSYNNLLALIERMPNITRRQVNAVIGSPTGPSPYYRVLEAYFDSQQTMSDSLRSPVGQEAGGELTKLPAGTFEVLFAEVYEESGGSTPA; encoded by the coding sequence ATGATTGTCTTCCGTCACCCCAAAGAGACTGCGCGTTTTGAAGACTCCTACAACAACCTGCTGGCTCTGATCGAGCGGATGCCCAACATCACGCGACGGCAGGTGAACGCCGTCATCGGCAGCCCTACCGGCCCGTCCCCCTATTACCGCGTGCTGGAAGCCTACTTCGACAGCCAGCAAACAATGTCCGACTCGCTGCGCTCACCCGTAGGCCAGGAAGCCGGTGGCGAACTGACCAAGCTCCCCGCCGGGACATTCGAAGTGCTGTTTGCGGAGGTCTACGAAGAATCCGGCGGCAGCACCCCGGCTTGA
- a CDS encoding thioredoxin family protein: protein MLERVLIAALLTAAGYAAWQVFTRWQLGRAAQAGSGRDPLLSDAPSGIPTIVYFTTPTCAPCRLQQTPTLERLKGELGDALHVVRVDATEQPDAASRWGVVSVPTLFILGADGAPRHVHNGVVSAAVLKQQLVTA, encoded by the coding sequence ATGCTGGAACGGGTTCTGATCGCGGCACTTCTAACGGCAGCAGGCTATGCGGCGTGGCAGGTGTTCACGCGCTGGCAGCTCGGCCGCGCGGCGCAAGCCGGAAGCGGACGCGATCCGCTGTTGAGCGATGCGCCAAGCGGTATTCCGACGATTGTCTATTTCACGACCCCGACCTGCGCACCCTGCCGCCTGCAGCAGACCCCGACACTGGAACGGCTCAAGGGCGAATTGGGCGATGCGCTGCACGTCGTGCGGGTCGACGCGACCGAGCAGCCCGACGCCGCGTCGCGCTGGGGCGTGGTGAGCGTGCCGACGCTGTTCATCCTCGGCGCGGACGGCGCGCCCAGACACGTCCATAACGGCGTGGTCAGCGCGGCGGTGCTCAAGCAGCAGTTGGTCACCGCGTAG
- a CDS encoding DUF4395 domain-containing protein has translation MAERRVDQSGLKVGQAATIVLLAAGFILNFWPLVTFVGIAQLLAALNSPYAPFRLLYLNVLKPRGIVQPNVQPDHPEPHRFAQGVGAVFNFTATLALLGGAPAFGWVLVGIVIVLANLNFWANICVGCLMYYQLNRFGVPGFSQAPLG, from the coding sequence ATGGCCGAACGCCGCGTGGATCAATCCGGGTTAAAAGTCGGGCAGGCGGCGACGATCGTCCTGTTGGCCGCCGGTTTCATTCTGAATTTCTGGCCGCTGGTGACGTTTGTCGGCATCGCGCAGCTGCTGGCCGCGCTGAACTCGCCATACGCGCCGTTCCGCCTGCTGTATCTGAATGTCCTCAAGCCGCGCGGCATCGTCCAGCCAAACGTTCAGCCGGATCACCCCGAACCGCACCGCTTCGCGCAGGGGGTCGGCGCAGTGTTCAACTTCACCGCGACGCTGGCACTGCTGGGCGGCGCGCCGGCATTCGGGTGGGTGCTGGTCGGGATCGTAATCGTCCTGGCGAACCTGAACTTCTGGGCCAATATCTGCGTCGGCTGCCTGATGTACTACCAGCTTAACCGCTTTGGCGTGCCGGGTTTCAGCCAGGCACCATTGGGATAG
- a CDS encoding MoaD/ThiS family protein: MASIKIPTPLRAYTGQQAQVDVSGTTIGEALADLTTKFPDLKPHLFNGSSLRSFVNIFLGEEDVRFLDGLDTPIEAGDALRIIPSIAGGA; encoded by the coding sequence ATGGCCTCAATCAAGATCCCCACCCCGCTGCGCGCATATACCGGCCAACAGGCGCAGGTAGATGTGAGCGGCACAACCATCGGCGAAGCGCTGGCCGATCTGACCACAAAATTCCCTGACCTGAAGCCGCACCTGTTTAACGGCAGCAGCCTGCGCTCCTTCGTGAACATCTTCCTCGGCGAGGAGGATGTGCGCTTTCTGGACGGCCTCGATACGCCAATCGAAGCGGGTGACGCGCTGCGGATCATCCCGTCAATCGCTGGAGGCGCGTAA
- a CDS encoding ScyD/ScyE family protein, with protein sequence MLPRTAALTLLLCVALVPGSGAIAQPPVSVVTVASGLLNPRGVAVMPDGRLLVAEAGDASTRRETAGRLSVFADLNDDGDYDDADERTVVMCCVRGYNTLTHFGTGQDEVGGLGDVVLLDDGRVIYTQDDPLGAYLPDGATRGLSVYSLSPEPEWRRLEVTHLRATTNALVFDSEAGLLYIAESGLNRVSALSLDGVIDPIIELNALDRGQQPVPAGLALDPRTGDLLVALFSGQIRDYYGTVIAYMPEHARIVRLNPATGDLRDEITGLTTAVDVAIDEAGNLYVAELATGWPAAVMPREFPLFDPAAPPDSGGYPRFSGRVTMYPADGGAPLRLAEGLDAPTNLTYHDGALYVSVGQGTPGRPIMGPDGLTRITGSLLRITGFLP encoded by the coding sequence ATGCTTCCAAGAACAGCCGCCCTGACCCTGCTTTTATGTGTTGCCTTGGTCCCCGGCAGCGGCGCAATCGCACAGCCCCCGGTCTCGGTCGTGACCGTCGCCAGCGGCCTGCTCAACCCGCGCGGCGTGGCGGTCATGCCGGATGGCCGTCTGTTGGTCGCCGAAGCCGGCGACGCCTCCACGCGGCGCGAAACGGCCGGCCGTCTGAGCGTCTTCGCCGACCTCAACGACGACGGCGACTACGACGACGCGGACGAGCGCACGGTGGTGATGTGCTGCGTTCGCGGCTATAACACGCTGACCCACTTCGGCACGGGGCAGGATGAAGTCGGCGGGTTGGGCGATGTGGTGCTGCTGGACGACGGGCGTGTGATCTACACCCAGGATGACCCGTTAGGCGCCTATCTGCCCGACGGCGCGACGCGCGGACTCTCCGTCTACAGCCTCTCGCCGGAACCAGAATGGCGGCGCCTCGAAGTCACTCACCTTAGGGCGACCACCAACGCGCTCGTCTTCGATTCGGAGGCCGGCCTGCTGTATATCGCCGAAAGCGGCCTGAACCGCGTCAGCGCACTCTCGCTCGATGGGGTTATCGATCCGATCATCGAATTGAACGCCCTCGATCGCGGCCAGCAGCCCGTCCCGGCCGGGCTGGCGCTCGACCCCCGCACCGGCGATCTGCTGGTCGCGCTGTTTTCCGGCCAGATCCGCGACTACTACGGGACGGTCATCGCCTATATGCCCGAACACGCGCGGATCGTCCGCCTCAACCCGGCCACCGGCGACCTGCGCGACGAGATCACCGGGCTGACCACCGCCGTCGATGTCGCCATCGACGAGGCGGGCAATCTCTACGTGGCCGAACTGGCGACCGGCTGGCCCGCCGCCGTCATGCCCCGCGAATTTCCCTTGTTCGATCCCGCCGCCCCACCCGACTCCGGCGGTTATCCCCGCTTCAGCGGCCGCGTGACGATGTACCCGGCAGACGGCGGCGCGCCGCTCCGGCTGGCCGAAGGCCTCGATGCCCCGACCAATCTCACCTATCACGACGGGGCGCTGTACGTATCGGTCGGGCAGGGGACGCCCGGCCGTCCGATCATGGGACCGGATGGACTCACCCGCATCACCGGCTCCCTGCTGCGGATCACTGGCTTCCTGCCCTGA
- a CDS encoding alpha/beta hydrolase, whose translation MERVTVNETAIAYATYGEGEPLLLIHGAQGSSVEWKPQIEALAGHFRLIVPDVRGHGASAQTSGPYSMELFADDLAALLDALEVESAHVLGHSMGGAVAQSLAARHAGKVRRLILAETNYGFEDYPLLWWITTLSAPAMRLIGVRGVVSLIIKQLGEQDEADKHLLESGFAPQIANPRNFWNIWRANNDYKGKAALAQIKAPTLVMIAARNKITHGMGKRMAKTIPGARLITIPDAGHMLNWDNAGAFNAEVIRFFT comes from the coding sequence ATGGAACGGGTAACGGTAAACGAAACCGCAATTGCCTACGCGACCTATGGCGAGGGCGAACCGCTGCTGCTGATCCACGGTGCGCAGGGCAGCAGCGTCGAGTGGAAGCCGCAAATCGAGGCACTGGCAGGCCATTTCAGGCTGATCGTGCCGGATGTGCGCGGACACGGCGCATCGGCGCAGACCTCCGGCCCTTACTCGATGGAATTGTTCGCCGACGATCTGGCGGCCCTGCTGGACGCGCTGGAAGTCGAGTCGGCGCATGTGCTGGGCCACTCGATGGGCGGCGCGGTGGCCCAGTCGCTGGCCGCGCGGCACGCCGGAAAAGTGCGGCGGCTGATCCTGGCCGAAACCAATTACGGCTTCGAAGATTACCCGCTGCTGTGGTGGATCACGACGCTGTCCGCCCCGGCGATGCGCCTGATCGGGGTGCGCGGCGTCGTCTCGCTGATCATCAAGCAGTTAGGCGAGCAGGACGAGGCGGACAAACATCTGCTTGAGAGCGGGTTCGCGCCGCAAATCGCCAATCCGCGCAACTTCTGGAACATCTGGCGGGCGAACAACGACTATAAAGGAAAGGCGGCGCTGGCGCAGATCAAAGCGCCGACGCTGGTCATGATCGCAGCGCGGAACAAGATCACGCACGGTATGGGCAAGCGTATGGCGAAGACAATCCCCGGTGCGCGGCTGATCACGATTCCCGACGCGGGACACATGCTGAACTGGGACAACGCTGGCGCGTTCAACGCCGAGGTGATCCGGTTTTTCACCTAG
- a CDS encoding M67 family metallopeptidase: MQITLSSDLQQRIFAHLESTYPNEGGGFLFGTHTPDGITIADTNPITNVFEAEEQYHRYAMTPQDWARQEDAADARGLTLVGYYHSHPDSPAIPSIYDRDHALPNFVYIITQVQDGKAVDMRVWRLKDDRTEFDAEELAIS, from the coding sequence ATGCAAATCACCCTCAGTTCAGACCTACAGCAGCGCATTTTCGCCCATCTGGAAAGCACCTACCCCAACGAAGGCGGCGGGTTCCTGTTCGGCACGCACACGCCGGACGGGATTACGATTGCCGACACCAACCCGATTACCAACGTTTTCGAGGCAGAGGAGCAATATCACCGCTACGCCATGACGCCGCAGGACTGGGCACGGCAGGAAGACGCCGCCGACGCGCGCGGCCTGACACTGGTCGGGTATTATCACAGCCATCCGGACTCGCCGGCCATCCCGTCGATCTATGACCGCGACCATGCCCTGCCCAACTTCGTCTATATCATCACGCAGGTACAGGACGGAAAAGCGGTCGATATGCGCGTGTGGCGGCTCAAGGACGACCGGACCGAGTTCGACGCGGAGGAACTGGCGATTTCGTAG
- a CDS encoding DinB family protein — MSPYADRQLAILRLRTFPDELEALVVPLSDRMLDSGVPGEWTTRQIVHHLADSHMSAVFRFKKPLTEANPATIPVYDQAAWAELADYRLPIAPSLAILRGLHARFVALLESLSEDQWKMTGVHPEWGVVTVANVAQRYADHCDNHINQIQRNLAEA, encoded by the coding sequence ATGTCACCCTATGCCGACCGCCAGTTAGCGATACTCCGACTCCGTACTTTCCCTGATGAACTCGAAGCACTTGTGGTGCCGCTGAGCGACCGCATGCTCGACTCCGGCGTGCCGGGGGAATGGACAACCCGCCAGATCGTGCATCATCTGGCCGACAGCCATATGAGCGCGGTCTTCCGCTTCAAGAAGCCGCTGACCGAGGCGAACCCCGCGACGATCCCGGTCTACGATCAGGCGGCGTGGGCGGAGTTGGCCGATTACCGCCTGCCTATTGCGCCCTCGCTGGCGATCCTGCGCGGCCTGCACGCCCGCTTCGTGGCGCTGCTCGAATCGCTGAGCGAAGACCAGTGGAAAATGACCGGCGTCCATCCGGAATGGGGCGTGGTGACGGTCGCCAACGTCGCGCAGCGCTACGCCGACCACTGCGACAACCATATCAACCAGATCCAGCGGAACCTGGCCGAGGCCTAA
- a CDS encoding nuclear transport factor 2 family protein: MTEPVENLILDLTQQWTRAFQTRDIERLKQLITDDYSVMIGAEGQQILRVEREPWLKVVPEYETVSGSIDDIAVRVYGDTAVVWMLYTQVARIQGNDRSGQFVLNDVWVKQGNEWRMSARLSSRPDPRGAARPVTSR, translated from the coding sequence ATGACCGAGCCTGTCGAAAACCTGATCCTTGATCTGACGCAGCAGTGGACGCGGGCCTTTCAAACCCGCGATATCGAGCGCCTGAAACAGCTGATTACCGATGACTATTCGGTCATGATCGGCGCGGAAGGCCAGCAAATCCTGCGCGTCGAGCGCGAGCCGTGGTTGAAGGTCGTCCCCGAATACGAGACGGTCAGCGGCAGCATCGACGACATCGCCGTGCGCGTCTATGGCGATACCGCCGTGGTCTGGATGCTCTATACGCAGGTGGCGCGCATTCAGGGTAACGATCGCAGCGGTCAGTTTGTCCTAAATGACGTCTGGGTCAAACAGGGCAACGAATGGCGCATGTCGGCCCGCCTGTCGAGCCGCCCCGATCCGCGCGGCGCCGCCCGGCCCGTGACCAGCCGCTGA
- the proB gene encoding glutamate 5-kinase, whose product MARKTTRLVVKIGTSSITGGTPALQRPKMLEFVQQIARLHMHGTEVIVVSSGAQAAGRERLGFPKIDRSVPAKQMLSAVGQSHLMHYYSELFEIYNIVVAQVLLTRDDLTNRTRYLNARDTLTELIGRHIIPIINENDTIATKEFRVGDNDNLAAMVASTLDADLLVLLTDQNGLYTADPRKDSSAKLIRDVDRIDQSTYALAGGTGTRLGTGGMYTKIEAAHIATRAGVTTVIASGTEPDVLARLLLGEKLGTRFHTNTNDLESRKRWLLTDKPHGSLTVDAGAMRVLVERKASLLPVGITGVDGLFERGEMVLIVGPDGQKVAHGLSNYPVGDLKQLCGVKSDRILEVLGYTYGDVVIHRDNMVML is encoded by the coding sequence ATGGCACGTAAAACGACCCGCCTCGTGGTCAAGATCGGCACCAGCAGCATCACCGGCGGCACGCCTGCCTTGCAGCGGCCGAAGATGCTGGAATTCGTGCAGCAGATCGCCCGGCTGCACATGCACGGCACGGAAGTGATCGTGGTGTCGTCGGGGGCGCAGGCGGCCGGCCGCGAACGGCTGGGCTTCCCGAAAATCGACCGCTCGGTGCCGGCCAAGCAGATGCTGAGCGCCGTCGGCCAGAGTCACCTGATGCACTACTACAGCGAGCTGTTCGAGATCTACAACATCGTCGTGGCGCAGGTGCTGCTGACGCGCGACGACCTGACCAACCGGACGCGCTACCTGAACGCCCGCGATACGCTGACCGAACTGATCGGGCGGCACATCATCCCGATTATCAACGAAAACGACACGATTGCCACCAAAGAATTCCGCGTCGGCGATAACGACAACCTGGCGGCGATGGTTGCCAGCACGCTGGACGCCGACCTGCTGGTGCTGCTGACCGACCAGAACGGCCTGTATACCGCCGATCCGCGCAAGGACTCGTCGGCCAAACTGATCCGGGACGTCGATCGCATCGACCAGTCGACCTATGCGCTGGCCGGCGGGACCGGCACGCGTCTGGGGACCGGCGGCATGTATACCAAGATCGAGGCGGCGCACATCGCGACACGGGCCGGCGTGACGACCGTCATCGCGTCGGGTACCGAGCCGGATGTGCTGGCGCGGCTGCTGCTGGGCGAAAAGCTCGGCACGCGCTTCCATACCAATACCAACGATCTGGAGAGCCGCAAGCGCTGGCTGTTGACCGACAAACCGCACGGCAGTCTGACGGTGGACGCCGGGGCGATGCGCGTGCTGGTCGAGCGCAAGGCGAGCCTGCTGCCGGTCGGAATTACCGGCGTCGACGGGCTGTTCGAGCGCGGCGAAATGGTGCTGATCGTCGGGCCGGACGGCCAGAAGGTCGCGCACGGACTGAGCAACTATCCGGTCGGCGACCTCAAACAGTTGTGCGGCGTCAAGTCCGACCGTATCCTCGAAGTGCTCGGCTATACCTACGGCGATGTCGTCATCCACCGCGACAACATGGTGATGCTCTAG
- a CDS encoding cytochrome P450 encodes MPQINDTTNIYKLWNPETRRNPQPVYKAMRENDPIYPATGPVSGHRFWFFTRYDDVIAALKDPRFGKDARRLPPEIARRFIGDDSNPTFQAIDRHMLNLDAPDHTRLRALVHKAFTPRVIEELRPRIAQIAAGLLDQMAESHETDLIDAFAYPLPITVIAELLGVPVSDQDKFRKWTKALLSGENEDESRESAMEFGLYMNAMIDQRRADPRSDILSNLITVEEQGDTLDRMEMLSMIFLLLVAGHETTVNLIGNGTLALLTHPDQQARLAANPALIGSAVEEMLRFNGPVETPTSRFVMEETRWGDFTFAVGDMVMPALMAANHDPAIFPDPETFDITRTPNPHVAFGFGVHFCLGAPLARMEGAIAINALLARFPHLALNADPAALEWSSQLLIHGLQSLPVRY; translated from the coding sequence ATGCCGCAGATCAACGACACCACGAATATCTATAAGCTGTGGAACCCGGAGACGCGCCGCAACCCGCAGCCGGTCTATAAGGCCATGCGCGAAAACGACCCGATCTATCCGGCCACCGGCCCGGTTTCCGGCCACCGCTTCTGGTTCTTCACCCGCTATGACGACGTGATCGCCGCCCTGAAAGACCCGCGCTTCGGTAAAGACGCCCGCCGCCTGCCGCCGGAAATCGCCCGCAGATTCATCGGCGACGACTCCAACCCGACTTTTCAGGCCATCGACCGCCACATGCTCAACCTCGACGCCCCCGACCACACCCGCCTGCGCGCCCTGGTCCACAAGGCCTTCACGCCGCGCGTGATCGAAGAACTCCGCCCGCGCATCGCCCAGATCGCCGCCGGCCTGCTCGACCAGATGGCCGAGTCGCACGAGACCGACCTGATCGACGCCTTCGCCTATCCGCTGCCGATCACCGTCATCGCCGAACTGCTCGGCGTCCCCGTCTCCGATCAGGACAAGTTCCGCAAGTGGACCAAAGCCCTGCTGTCCGGCGAGAACGAGGACGAGTCGCGCGAATCCGCCATGGAGTTCGGCCTGTATATGAATGCCATGATCGACCAGCGCCGCGCTGACCCGCGCAGCGATATCCTCAGCAATCTCATCACCGTCGAGGAACAGGGGGATACCCTCGACCGCATGGAAATGCTCTCGATGATCTTCCTGCTGCTGGTCGCCGGCCACGAGACCACCGTCAACCTGATCGGCAACGGCACGCTGGCCCTGCTCACCCATCCCGATCAGCAGGCCCGACTCGCCGCCAACCCCGCCCTGATCGGCTCCGCCGTCGAAGAAATGCTGCGCTTCAACGGCCCGGTCGAGACCCCGACCAGCCGCTTCGTCATGGAAGAAACGCGCTGGGGCGATTTCACCTTCGCCGTCGGCGACATGGTCATGCCCGCGCTGATGGCCGCCAACCACGATCCGGCCATCTTCCCCGATCCCGAAACCTTCGACATCACCCGCACGCCCAATCCGCACGTCGCCTTCGGGTTCGGCGTCCATTTTTGCCTCGGCGCGCCGCTGGCCCGTATGGAAGGCGCGATCGCCATCAACGCCCTACTCGCCCGTTTCCCACACCTCGCGCTCAACGCCGACCCCGCCGCCCTCGAATGGAGCAGCCAACTGCTCATCCACGGCCTGCAGTCCCTGCCGGTGCGGTACTAG
- a CDS encoding Crp/Fnr family transcriptional regulator, protein MTIDDGLNPAIRALSSVPYFANLDAALIETIAQQMKVQRYDTGQVVFLEGEQDVALYIVRSGWLKAVKTSPDGREQVLHFIGQGEVFNAIGVFVESANPATVIALEPTTVWTVQQSVILRLLDQHPELARVIIQRLAERVQQLIHMVEDLSLRTIEARLARYLVEQSTEEQLARPRWATQAEMANRLGTVPDVLNRALRNLVKDNLIQVERHQIQIRDYAGLRTRAGLDK, encoded by the coding sequence ATGACGATCGATGACGGACTCAATCCGGCAATACGCGCGCTCTCAAGCGTCCCCTACTTCGCGAACCTCGATGCCGCGCTGATCGAAACCATCGCGCAGCAGATGAAGGTGCAGCGCTATGACACGGGACAAGTCGTGTTCCTCGAAGGCGAACAAGACGTCGCCCTGTATATCGTGCGCTCCGGGTGGCTAAAAGCCGTCAAGACCTCGCCGGACGGACGCGAGCAGGTCCTGCATTTCATCGGTCAGGGCGAGGTGTTCAACGCGATTGGCGTCTTCGTCGAGTCTGCGAATCCGGCGACCGTTATCGCCCTCGAACCGACGACCGTATGGACTGTCCAGCAGTCGGTCATCCTGCGGCTGCTGGACCAGCATCCCGAACTGGCGCGGGTAATCATTCAGCGCCTGGCGGAACGCGTGCAGCAGCTCATCCACATGGTCGAGGATTTGTCGCTGCGGACGATCGAGGCGCGGCTGGCGCGTTATCTGGTTGAGCAGTCAACCGAGGAACAACTGGCGCGGCCCCGTTGGGCTACACAGGCAGAGATGGCTAACCGGCTGGGAACAGTTCCCGACGTACTCAACCGGGCACTGCGCAACCTGGTAAAAGACAACCTGATTCAGGTGGAACGGCATCAGATCCAAATCCGCGACTACGCGGGCTTGCGGACCAGGGCAGGGCTCGACAAGTAG
- a CDS encoding 4Fe-4S binding protein, producing MRPVPLIDARRCTGCGLCVRVCPTRALVISGGIAVVADTHACAYVGDCERICPVEAIRRPFQIVFVPMEVNSMKPMFNADWREKVVFSPGGPQPQILAEDQKLKVIIGSLELGQKIPQHPEALAVYHFLEGTGWMTVDEERYAVGPGATVITPEGARRGVEAETRLVFLAARIA from the coding sequence ATGCGTCCAGTGCCGCTCATCGATGCCCGCCGTTGTACCGGCTGTGGGCTGTGTGTCCGGGTGTGTCCCACACGGGCCTTGGTCATAAGCGGGGGCATAGCCGTTGTCGCAGATACTCACGCCTGTGCCTATGTTGGCGACTGCGAGCGGATTTGCCCGGTGGAGGCCATCCGCCGGCCCTTTCAGATCGTGTTTGTTCCTATGGAGGTGAATTCAATGAAGCCCATGTTCAACGCAGACTGGCGGGAAAAGGTCGTCTTTTCCCCCGGCGGGCCGCAGCCCCAGATCTTAGCGGAAGACCAGAAACTGAAAGTCATCATCGGCAGCCTTGAACTCGGTCAGAAGATCCCCCAGCATCCGGAGGCGCTGGCGGTATATCACTTCCTCGAAGGTACGGGCTGGATGACCGTCGACGAAGAGCGCTATGCCGTTGGTCCGGGCGCGACCGTGATCACGCCTGAGGGGGCACGACGCGGAGTCGAAGCCGAAACCCGATTAGTATTTCTCGCCGCCCGAATCGCCTGA
- a CDS encoding DUF2892 domain-containing protein, translating to MNFVTFMTSSRGRMMRVIAGIVLMSIGLLVVKDTLGTVLALFALIPIAGGALDFCVAGFVMGYPFRGAQARDQLARQRRSS from the coding sequence ATGAACTTCGTGACATTCATGACCAGCAGTCGCGGACGCATGATGCGCGTCATCGCCGGCATCGTTCTGATGTCCATTGGCCTGTTGGTGGTCAAGGATACGCTGGGAACGGTTCTCGCGCTCTTCGCTCTGATCCCTATTGCGGGGGGAGCACTGGACTTCTGCGTCGCAGGATTCGTGATGGGATATCCGTTCCGCGGGGCACAGGCACGCGATCAACTGGCACGGCAGCGGCGCAGCTCGTAA